The following proteins are co-located in the Bosea sp. AS-1 genome:
- the metH gene encoding methionine synthase yields the protein MSDFIPAPVDGAEIERSLRQAAAKRILVLDGAMGTQIQDLKLSEADFRGERFKGWNRDLKGNNDIIALTQPEALRDIHLAYFRAGADIIETNTFSGTAIAQADYGMEEFVYELNVACARLAREAAMLAQKEDGRRRYVAGAIGPTNRTLSISPDVNNPGFRAVTFDQVRDSYAEQVRGLVDGGSELLLIETIFDTLNAKAAIVAIEQVYREKGIRLPVMISGTITDLSGRTLSGQTVEAFWNAVRHAAPLTVGLNCALGAREMRAHIKDMSRVADTLVCAYPNAGLPNEFGLYDERPEATAKMLAEFADAGFVNVVGGCCGTTPGHIAAIAEAVAGKAPRQIPEAKPYLRLAGLEPFTLDETIPFVNVGERTNVTGSAKFRKLITNGDYAAALDVARDQVANGAQVIDINMDEGLLDSEKAMTEFCNLIASEPDISRVPIMVDSSKFPVIEAGLKTIQGKPIVNSISMKEGEESFLEHARICRQYGAAVVVMAFDEVGQADTFQRKIEICTRAYKLLTEKLNFPPQDIIFDPNIFAVATGIEEHDNYGNDFIEATKAIRESLPHAHISGGVSNLSFSFRGNEKVREAMHSVFLYHAIKAGMDMGIVNAGQLGSYDDLDPELRELCEDVVLNRRKDSTERLLEAAPRFKGDGAAASAGKDLAWRELPVEKRLEHALVAGITEFIEADTEEARQNAEKPLHVIEGPLMAGMNVVGDLFGSGKMFLPQVVKSARVMKQAVAYLMPYMEEEKRLNGGSERAAAGKVLMATVKGDVHDIGKNIVGVVLQCNNYEVIDLGVMVPSQKILETARKENVDIIGLSGLITPSLDEMVTVASEMEREGFDIPLLIGGATTSRVHTAVKIHPAYNAGQTVYVNDASRAVGVVSSLLSQEQKPAYVEGIKAEYAKVADAHRRSEAEKQRLPLAKARANAFKPDWANYTPPKPSFLGTRVFRTYDIADLVPVIDWTPFFQTWELKGRFPAILEDEKQGEAARALWDDAQSMLKRVVEERWFNPKAVIGFWPANTVGDDIRLYTGESRQEELATFHGLRQQLLRRDGKPNLCLSDFVAPEGVAPDYIGAFVVSSGAEEERISEKFARDNDDYRSIMVKALADRFAEAFAERMHQLVRKEFWGYAPDEAFSNDELIREEYRGIRPAPGYPAQPDHTEKETLFRLLEAERRVGVKLTESYAMWPGSSVSGLYFSHPEAYYFGVAKVERDQVEDYAQRKGMSIEEVERWLMPILNYDTAAYRLQAAE from the coding sequence ATGTCCGACTTCATTCCCGCTCCCGTCGACGGCGCCGAGATCGAGCGCTCGCTGCGGCAGGCCGCTGCCAAGCGCATCCTCGTGCTCGACGGCGCGATGGGCACGCAGATCCAGGACCTGAAGCTCTCCGAGGCGGATTTCCGCGGCGAGCGCTTCAAGGGCTGGAACCGCGACCTCAAGGGCAATAACGACATCATCGCCCTGACCCAGCCCGAGGCGCTGCGCGACATCCATCTCGCCTATTTCCGGGCGGGCGCCGATATCATCGAGACCAACACCTTCTCCGGCACCGCGATCGCCCAGGCCGATTACGGCATGGAGGAGTTCGTCTACGAGCTGAACGTCGCCTGCGCGCGCCTCGCCCGCGAGGCGGCGATGCTGGCGCAGAAGGAGGATGGCCGGCGCCGCTATGTCGCCGGTGCGATCGGCCCGACCAACCGCACGCTCTCGATTTCGCCCGACGTCAACAACCCCGGCTTCCGCGCCGTGACCTTCGACCAAGTCCGCGATTCCTATGCCGAGCAGGTGAGGGGGCTGGTCGATGGCGGTTCCGAACTGCTGCTGATCGAGACGATCTTCGACACGCTCAACGCCAAGGCCGCGATCGTTGCGATCGAGCAGGTCTATCGCGAGAAGGGCATTCGCCTGCCGGTGATGATCTCCGGCACGATCACCGACCTTTCGGGCCGCACGTTGTCGGGCCAGACGGTCGAGGCTTTCTGGAACGCGGTGCGCCACGCTGCGCCGCTGACGGTCGGCCTCAACTGCGCGCTCGGCGCGCGCGAGATGCGGGCGCATATCAAGGACATGTCCCGCGTCGCCGACACGCTGGTCTGCGCCTACCCGAATGCCGGCCTGCCCAACGAATTCGGCCTCTATGACGAACGGCCGGAAGCGACCGCCAAGATGCTGGCCGAGTTCGCCGATGCCGGCTTCGTCAATGTCGTCGGCGGCTGCTGCGGCACCACGCCCGGCCATATCGCGGCGATCGCCGAGGCTGTCGCCGGCAAGGCGCCGCGCCAGATCCCCGAGGCGAAGCCCTATCTGCGCCTCGCCGGGCTGGAGCCTTTCACCCTCGACGAGACGATCCCCTTCGTGAATGTGGGCGAGCGCACCAACGTCACCGGCTCGGCCAAGTTCCGCAAGCTCATCACCAATGGCGACTATGCCGCCGCGCTCGATGTGGCGCGCGACCAGGTCGCCAACGGCGCGCAGGTCATCGACATCAACATGGATGAGGGCCTGCTCGACTCCGAGAAGGCGATGACCGAGTTCTGCAATCTGATCGCCTCGGAGCCGGATATCAGCCGCGTGCCGATCATGGTGGACTCATCCAAGTTCCCGGTGATCGAGGCGGGCCTCAAGACGATCCAGGGCAAGCCGATCGTCAACTCGATCTCGATGAAGGAGGGCGAGGAAAGCTTCCTCGAGCATGCCCGGATTTGCCGGCAGTACGGCGCGGCCGTCGTCGTCATGGCCTTCGACGAGGTCGGGCAGGCCGACACGTTCCAGCGCAAGATCGAGATCTGCACGCGCGCCTACAAGCTGCTGACGGAGAAGCTGAACTTCCCGCCGCAGGACATCATCTTCGACCCGAACATCTTCGCGGTGGCGACGGGCATCGAGGAGCACGACAACTACGGCAACGACTTCATCGAGGCGACCAAGGCGATCCGCGAGAGCCTGCCGCATGCCCATATCTCGGGCGGCGTCTCGAACCTGTCCTTCTCCTTCCGCGGCAACGAGAAGGTGCGCGAGGCGATGCACTCCGTGTTCCTCTACCACGCCATCAAGGCGGGGATGGACATGGGCATCGTCAATGCCGGCCAGCTCGGCTCCTATGACGACCTCGATCCCGAATTGCGCGAGCTCTGCGAGGATGTCGTCCTCAACCGCCGCAAGGATTCGACCGAGCGTCTGCTGGAGGCCGCGCCGCGCTTCAAGGGCGACGGTGCCGCGGCCAGCGCGGGCAAGGACCTTGCCTGGCGGGAGCTGCCGGTCGAGAAGCGGCTGGAGCATGCGCTGGTCGCCGGCATCACCGAGTTCATCGAGGCGGACACCGAAGAGGCGCGGCAGAACGCCGAGAAGCCGCTGCACGTCATCGAGGGCCCGCTAATGGCCGGCATGAACGTGGTCGGCGACCTGTTCGGCTCGGGCAAGATGTTCCTGCCGCAGGTGGTGAAGTCCGCCCGCGTGATGAAGCAGGCGGTCGCCTATCTCATGCCCTATATGGAGGAGGAGAAGCGCCTCAACGGCGGCTCCGAGCGCGCGGCGGCCGGCAAGGTGCTGATGGCGACGGTGAAGGGCGATGTCCACGACATCGGCAAGAACATCGTCGGCGTCGTGCTCCAGTGCAACAATTACGAGGTGATCGACCTCGGCGTGATGGTGCCGAGCCAGAAGATCCTGGAGACGGCGCGCAAGGAAAACGTCGACATCATCGGCCTTTCCGGGCTGATCACGCCTTCGCTGGACGAGATGGTGACGGTCGCCTCCGAGATGGAGCGCGAGGGCTTCGATATCCCGCTGCTGATCGGCGGGGCGACGACGAGCCGCGTCCACACCGCGGTGAAGATCCATCCGGCGTACAACGCCGGCCAGACGGTCTACGTCAACGACGCCTCGCGCGCCGTCGGCGTGGTGTCGAGCCTGCTCTCGCAGGAGCAGAAGCCGGCCTATGTCGAGGGTATCAAGGCGGAATATGCCAAGGTTGCCGACGCGCATCGCCGCTCGGAGGCCGAGAAGCAGCGCCTGCCGCTGGCCAAGGCCCGCGCCAATGCCTTCAAGCCGGACTGGGCGAACTATACCCCGCCGAAGCCGAGTTTCCTCGGCACGCGCGTCTTCCGGACCTACGACATTGCCGATCTGGTGCCGGTGATCGACTGGACTCCCTTCTTCCAGACCTGGGAGCTGAAGGGCCGCTTTCCTGCGATCCTGGAGGATGAAAAGCAGGGCGAGGCAGCGCGCGCGCTCTGGGACGATGCCCAGTCGATGCTGAAGCGCGTCGTCGAAGAGCGCTGGTTCAACCCGAAGGCGGTCATCGGCTTCTGGCCGGCGAACACCGTCGGCGACGATATCCGCCTCTATACCGGCGAGAGCCGGCAGGAAGAGCTCGCAACCTTCCACGGCCTGCGCCAGCAGCTCCTGCGGCGGGACGGCAAGCCCAATCTCTGCCTCTCGGACTTCGTCGCGCCGGAAGGCGTGGCGCCCGACTATATCGGCGCTTTCGTGGTCTCCTCCGGGGCGGAAGAGGAGCGCATCTCCGAGAAGTTCGCGCGCGACAACGACGACTACCGCTCGATCATGGTCAAGGCGCTGGCCGACCGCTTCGCGGAAGCCTTCGCCGAACGGATGCACCAGCTCGTTCGCAAGGAGTTCTGGGGCTATGCGCCGGACGAGGCCTTCAGCAATGACGAGCTGATCCGCGAGGAGTATCGCGGCATCCGCCCGGCGCCGGGCTATCCGGCCCAGCCCGATCATACCGAGAAGGAGACTCTGTTCCGGCTGCTGGAGGCGGAGCGCCGCGTCGGCGTGAAGCTGACCGAGAGCTATGCGATGTGGCCGGGTTCATCGGTCTCGGGCCTCTATTTCTCGCACCCGGAGGCCTATTACTTCGGCGTCGCCAAGGTCGAGCGCGACCAAGTCGAGGATTATGCCCAGCGCAAGGGCATGAGCATCGAGGAGGTCGAGCGCTGGCTGATGCCGATCCTCAACTACGACACCGCGGCCTATCGGCTGCAGGCGGCGGAGTAG
- a CDS encoding alkylphosphonate utilization protein, producing the protein MAGDDDDYVYDEATGEWRPASEVAAAAAAAARVEVRDSAGNVLADGDSVVLIKDLKVKGAGQTLKQGTVIRSIKLTDDPDEIDCRHDTIKGLVLRTEFVRKR; encoded by the coding sequence ATGGCCGGCGACGACGACGATTACGTCTATGACGAGGCGACGGGCGAGTGGCGTCCGGCTTCCGAGGTGGCGGCTGCTGCAGCCGCGGCAGCCCGCGTCGAAGTGCGCGATTCCGCCGGCAACGTCCTGGCGGACGGCGACTCGGTGGTGTTGATCAAGGACCTCAAGGTGAAGGGCGCTGGCCAGACCCTGAAGCAGGGCACGGTGATCCGTTCGATCAAGCTGACCGACGACCCAGACGAGATCGACTGCCGCCACGATACGATCAAGGGACTCGTGCTGCGCACCGAATTCGTGCGCAAGCGCTGA
- a CDS encoding GNAT family N-acetyltransferase yields the protein MIRKATLADQPRVHAIRMGVRENVLSNPALVTAEEVDWYRDHAIFLVCESAGDIAGFACANHQTGLVWALFVDPEQEGRGHGRALLDETLKQLKAAGHAQAWLTTGAGTRAERVYRRHGWREMGRSLDGQIVFIRTL from the coding sequence ATGATCCGCAAGGCCACCCTCGCCGACCAGCCGCGCGTCCACGCGATCCGCATGGGTGTGCGTGAGAACGTCCTGAGCAACCCCGCTCTGGTGACGGCCGAGGAGGTCGACTGGTATCGCGACCATGCGATCTTCCTCGTTTGTGAAAGCGCCGGCGACATCGCCGGCTTCGCCTGCGCCAACCATCAGACCGGGCTGGTCTGGGCCCTGTTCGTCGATCCCGAGCAGGAAGGTCGCGGCCATGGCCGGGCGCTGCTCGACGAGACGCTGAAGCAGCTCAAGGCCGCCGGCCATGCCCAGGCCTGGCTGACGACGGGCGCGGGCACCCGCGCCGAGCGCGTCTATCGCCGCCATGGCTGGCGCGAGATGGGCCGCTCGCTCGACGGACAGATCGTCTTCATCCGTACATTGTAG
- a CDS encoding diguanylate cyclase, translating into MNIQQQHLATELCRLSGKPAAIGAWECNLANEALSWTDGVYDLFGLQRGSTIQRSSILDLYEEVSRSEMNRMRGNVIRNGGAFSLDCRIRTASNEKRWMRLIVGVGHQNGRPIRIFGSKQDVTAEKGLWNGLATLARQEPIIEASTRHDFENRLGQALLDPRFDGDSFALIVFDVDDFHDIVDTFGRAASDELLSRFDERLKRLFPDALASGRIGDSEFALLLRMPAGQRRLTVSLDNARHLLCRPVSRNNLVIDFTISIGAVALEGDRHRDPTALFAEAQAALHVASMAGGNTLRMFDRPFANGAGNLHVR; encoded by the coding sequence TTGAACATCCAGCAGCAACACCTTGCCACCGAGCTCTGCCGGCTGTCGGGCAAACCGGCTGCCATCGGCGCGTGGGAGTGCAATCTCGCCAACGAGGCCCTGAGTTGGACCGACGGGGTCTACGACCTGTTCGGCCTGCAGCGCGGCTCCACGATCCAGCGCTCGTCGATCCTCGATCTCTACGAGGAGGTGTCGCGCAGCGAGATGAACCGCATGCGCGGCAACGTCATCCGCAACGGCGGGGCGTTCTCGCTCGATTGCCGCATCCGCACGGCGAGCAACGAGAAGCGCTGGATGCGGCTGATCGTCGGCGTCGGCCATCAGAACGGCCGGCCGATCCGCATCTTCGGCTCGAAGCAGGATGTCACGGCTGAGAAGGGCCTGTGGAACGGGCTTGCCACGCTGGCGCGCCAGGAGCCGATCATCGAGGCGTCGACCCGGCACGATTTCGAGAACCGCCTCGGCCAGGCGCTGCTCGATCCGCGTTTCGATGGAGATTCCTTCGCGCTGATCGTCTTCGACGTCGATGATTTTCACGATATCGTCGACACCTTCGGACGCGCCGCCAGCGACGAATTGCTGAGCCGTTTCGACGAGCGTCTCAAGCGGCTTTTCCCCGACGCGCTTGCGAGCGGCCGTATCGGCGACAGCGAATTCGCCCTGTTGCTGCGGATGCCGGCCGGGCAGCGCCGCCTCACCGTCAGCCTCGACAACGCCCGCCACCTCTTGTGCCGCCCTGTCTCGCGCAACAACCTGGTGATCGACTTCACGATCTCGATCGGTGCCGTCGCGCTCGAAGGCGATCGCCATCGCGATCCCACCGCCCTCTTCGCCGAGGCCCAGGCCGCCCTCCACGTCGCCAGCATGGCAGGGGGCAACACGTTGCGCATGTTCGACAGGCCGTTCGCGAACGGCGCCGGGAACCTGCACGTCAGGTGA
- a CDS encoding N-acetylmuramoyl-L-alanine amidase: MTETIDATAKPDSRFATKIFPSPNHGERKLSDGTPGRRPDMLILHYTGMPVAGEALQWLCNPVSQVSSHYFVFENGHTLQLVPEGRRAWHAGASHWAGETDINSCSIGIEIANPGHPGGLPDYPEAQIAATLDLCRDICERWSIPPERVLAHSDIAPGRKIDPGEKFPWRRFAEGGVGLWVEPAPIRGGRYFARGDAGQPVEALQAMFAMLGYGVPVDGMFDEKLEAVVAAFQRHWRPEKVDGVADSSTITTLRDLLAATQTSRTA; encoded by the coding sequence ATGACCGAAACCATCGACGCGACGGCGAAGCCGGACAGCCGCTTCGCCACAAAGATCTTCCCCTCGCCCAATCATGGCGAACGCAAGTTGAGCGACGGCACACCGGGCCGGCGGCCGGACATGCTGATCCTACACTACACGGGCATGCCCGTCGCGGGCGAGGCGCTGCAGTGGCTGTGCAACCCGGTCTCGCAGGTCTCCTCGCACTACTTCGTCTTCGAGAACGGTCACACGCTGCAGCTCGTGCCCGAGGGGCGCCGCGCCTGGCATGCCGGCGCCTCGCACTGGGCCGGCGAGACCGACATCAACTCCTGCTCTATCGGCATCGAGATCGCCAATCCCGGCCATCCCGGCGGCCTCCCCGACTATCCCGAGGCGCAGATCGCGGCGACGCTCGACCTCTGCCGCGACATCTGTGAGCGCTGGTCGATCCCGCCCGAGCGCGTGCTCGCCCATTCCGACATCGCGCCCGGCCGCAAGATCGATCCCGGCGAGAAGTTTCCCTGGCGGCGCTTCGCCGAAGGCGGCGTCGGTCTCTGGGTCGAGCCCGCCCCGATCCGCGGAGGGCGATACTTCGCCCGCGGCGATGCCGGCCAACCGGTCGAGGCGCTGCAGGCCATGTTCGCCATGCTCGGTTATGGTGTCCCCGTCGACGGCATGTTCGACGAAAAGCTGGAGGCCGTGGTCGCGGCTTTCCAGCGTCACTGGCGCCCGGAGAAGGTCGACGGCGTCGCCGATTCGTCCACGATCACGACCCTGCGCGACCTGCTCGCCGCCACGCAGACTTCGCGCACCGCCTGA
- a CDS encoding TerB family tellurite resistance protein, protein MASSFWGALGGGGLGLALGGPLGALLGAVAGHVLIDREGAPFGPAPRELVFTTGLVALAAKMARSDGVVTCDEVTAFRRIVEVPADQQQRVEALFDLAKQTSAGFEAYAAQIAHAFHDEPALLEDVLDGLFLIAAADGAIHEAEHAYLRAVAGIFAIADGDFARIEARHVRRRDDPYLVIGASREMADDELKRHYRRLVAETHPDREIARGLPAEAIAIATRRLAAINAAWDAIERERGLHRRLSHQPA, encoded by the coding sequence ATGGCTTCATCATTCTGGGGTGCGCTTGGTGGGGGCGGCCTTGGGCTTGCGCTCGGCGGCCCTCTGGGCGCCCTTCTCGGCGCCGTTGCCGGACATGTCCTGATCGACCGCGAGGGCGCTCCTTTCGGGCCGGCCCCGCGCGAGCTCGTCTTCACCACCGGCCTCGTCGCGCTGGCCGCCAAGATGGCCCGCTCCGACGGCGTCGTGACCTGCGACGAGGTCACGGCCTTCCGGCGCATCGTCGAGGTCCCGGCCGACCAGCAGCAGCGCGTCGAGGCCCTGTTCGACCTCGCCAAGCAGACCAGCGCCGGCTTCGAGGCTTATGCCGCGCAGATCGCCCACGCCTTCCATGACGAGCCGGCCCTGCTCGAGGACGTGCTCGACGGCCTGTTTCTGATCGCCGCAGCCGACGGCGCGATCCATGAGGCGGAGCATGCCTATCTGCGCGCCGTCGCCGGCATCTTCGCCATCGCCGACGGCGATTTCGCCCGGATCGAAGCGCGTCATGTCCGCCGCCGCGACGACCCCTATCTCGTCATCGGCGCCAGCCGCGAGATGGCCGACGACGAGCTGAAGCGGCACTATCGCCGCCTCGTTGCCGAGACCCACCCCGATCGCGAGATCGCACGCGGTCTTCCCGCCGAGGCGATCGCGATCGCGACCAGGCGGCTCGCCGCCATCAATGCCGCCTGGGACGCGATCGAGCGTGAGCGCGGCCTCCATCGCCGGCTTTCGCACCAGCCCGCCTGA